A window of the Streptomyces sp. JB150 genome harbors these coding sequences:
- a CDS encoding VOC family protein: protein MSPRFDAIGLVVSDMAASVAFYRRLGFAFPEGAEKLPHAEAELPGGLRLMLDVEETVKSFHPGWQPPSGTASRASLALRCDSPAEVDAVYEELVDAGHHGELKPWDAVWGQRYAVVHDPDGNGVDLFAPLPAQ from the coding sequence ATGAGTCCACGTTTCGATGCCATCGGTCTGGTCGTCTCCGACATGGCCGCCTCCGTCGCCTTCTACCGCCGCCTGGGCTTCGCGTTCCCCGAGGGAGCCGAGAAGCTGCCGCACGCGGAGGCCGAACTGCCCGGCGGGCTGCGGCTGATGCTGGACGTCGAGGAGACCGTGAAGTCCTTCCACCCCGGCTGGCAGCCGCCGTCCGGGACCGCCTCCCGGGCGTCGCTGGCGCTGCGCTGCGACAGTCCCGCCGAGGTCGACGCGGTGTACGAGGAGCTGGTCGACGCCGGTCACCACGGCGAGCTGAAGCCGTGGGACGCCGTGTGGGGGCAGCGGTACGCCGTCGTGCACGACCCGGACGGCAACGGCGTCGACCTGTTCGCGCCGCTACCGGCCCAGTAG
- a CDS encoding VOC family protein encodes MDTIPAHLDHLVLATPDLAATVADFTRRTGVAPAAGGTHAGLGTRNHLVGLGGGAYLEIIGPDPEQSAPSGPRPFAVDALTGPRTVTWALRTTDLDAAVTTARARGYDPGPAHAMSRRTPDGTLLAWRLTDGVTAHPSGLVPFLIDWGTSRHPTAGGLPVTPLLHLSATAPAPDEIRPLLAALDTGLTITEGDVGLHFTIDTPRGPVTFD; translated from the coding sequence ATGGACACGATCCCGGCACATCTGGACCACCTCGTGCTCGCCACCCCCGATCTCGCGGCGACGGTGGCCGACTTCACCCGGCGGACCGGGGTCGCACCGGCCGCCGGAGGTACCCACGCCGGCCTCGGCACCCGCAACCATCTGGTCGGCCTGGGCGGCGGCGCCTATCTGGAGATCATCGGCCCCGACCCGGAGCAGTCCGCTCCGTCCGGCCCCCGCCCGTTCGCGGTGGACGCGCTCACCGGCCCGCGCACGGTCACCTGGGCGCTGCGCACCACCGACCTGGACGCGGCCGTCACCACCGCCCGCGCCCGCGGCTACGACCCTGGCCCCGCCCACGCGATGAGCCGCCGCACCCCCGACGGCACCCTCCTCGCCTGGCGGCTGACGGACGGCGTCACCGCGCACCCCTCGGGCCTGGTGCCGTTCCTCATCGACTGGGGCACCTCCCGCCACCCCACCGCCGGCGGACTGCCCGTCACTCCCCTGCTGCACCTGTCGGCGACGGCCCCCGCCCCCGACGAGATCCGCCCGCTCCTCGCCGCACTGGACACCGGACTGACCATCACCGAGGGCGACGTCGGTCTCCACTTCACCATCGACACCCCGCGCGGACCCGTCACCTTCGACTGA
- a CDS encoding helix-turn-helix domain-containing protein, with the protein MYTERVSSLVEATVWTNAPAGTGLGRVLPDGCMDLLWSEGRLSVAGPDTRAYVPDGPPVPWAGVRFPPGVAPALLGVPAHELRDRRVDLAELRPATQVRRLRALVEAASDPMSGLEAAAARLAATAERPDPLLRRLVAALAAGRPVAATADELGLGARTLHRRSLAAFGYGPKTLARVLRLQRALALARAGLPYAQTAARAGFADQAHLARDVKELTGLPLGRLLGR; encoded by the coding sequence GTGTACACGGAACGGGTGTCGTCGCTGGTCGAGGCGACGGTGTGGACGAACGCCCCGGCCGGGACCGGGCTCGGGCGGGTGCTGCCGGACGGCTGCATGGACCTGCTGTGGAGCGAGGGCCGGCTGTCGGTCGCCGGACCCGACACCCGCGCGTACGTCCCCGACGGCCCGCCCGTGCCCTGGGCCGGCGTCCGCTTCCCGCCCGGTGTCGCCCCCGCCCTGCTCGGCGTCCCCGCGCACGAGCTGCGCGACCGCAGGGTCGACCTGGCCGAGCTGCGCCCGGCCACACAGGTACGGCGGCTGCGCGCCCTGGTCGAGGCGGCGTCCGACCCGATGAGCGGCCTGGAGGCGGCGGCCGCGCGGCTCGCCGCCACCGCGGAACGGCCCGACCCGCTGCTGCGCCGCCTGGTCGCGGCCCTGGCCGCGGGCCGCCCGGTCGCCGCCACCGCCGACGAGCTGGGCCTCGGCGCCCGCACCCTGCACCGCCGCTCGCTCGCCGCGTTCGGCTACGGCCCCAAGACGCTGGCCCGCGTGCTGCGCCTCCAGCGGGCCCTGGCGCTGGCCCGGGCCGGTCTGCCGTACGCGCAGACGGCGGCCCGGGCGGGCTTCGCGGACCAGGCCCACCTGGCGCGGGACGTCAAGGAGCTGACGGGTCTCCCGCTCGGACGGCTACTGGGCCGGTAG
- a CDS encoding hydroxyacid dehydrogenase — protein MPSVRLPRAVFAMDPVHLPRLFPDPLMARLRRTAVLDPALVVRGFADPAAAGALAGADVLITGWGCPRLDERALAAAPGLRAVLHAAGSVRSLVGDALWRRGVTVSSAVTANALPVAEYTLAMILLTGKDAFGHRERYRAGHTFPSPADTAALGNLGRRVGVVGASRVGRRLLELLRPFDFEVLLYDPYVDAAEAAALGARLVSLEELLRGSDTVTLHAPDIPGTRHMLDRAALALVRDGGVLINTSRGALVDQEALVGELASGRLSAVLDVTDPEPLPPGSPLHTLPNVFLTPHIAGSLGNELARLGGIVVEELERLARGLPPAHEVRHADLTRVA, from the coding sequence ATGCCCAGCGTCCGATTGCCCAGGGCCGTGTTCGCGATGGACCCGGTGCATCTCCCGCGGCTGTTCCCGGATCCGCTGATGGCCCGGCTGCGGCGGACGGCCGTACTCGACCCCGCGCTGGTCGTACGGGGCTTCGCCGATCCGGCGGCGGCCGGGGCGCTGGCCGGCGCGGACGTCCTGATCACCGGCTGGGGCTGCCCGCGCCTCGACGAGCGCGCCCTGGCCGCCGCCCCCGGGCTGCGGGCGGTGCTGCACGCTGCGGGCTCGGTGCGCTCGCTGGTGGGCGACGCCCTGTGGCGGCGCGGGGTGACCGTCTCCAGCGCGGTCACGGCCAACGCGCTGCCGGTGGCCGAGTACACGCTCGCGATGATCCTGCTGACCGGGAAGGACGCCTTCGGGCACCGCGAGCGCTACCGCGCCGGGCACACCTTCCCGTCGCCCGCCGATACCGCCGCCCTCGGCAACCTGGGCCGCCGCGTCGGTGTCGTCGGCGCCTCGCGGGTGGGCCGCCGGCTGCTGGAGCTGCTGCGGCCGTTCGACTTCGAGGTGCTGCTGTACGACCCGTACGTGGACGCCGCCGAGGCCGCCGCGCTGGGTGCGCGCCTGGTCTCGCTGGAGGAGCTGCTGCGCGGCAGCGACACCGTCACCCTGCACGCGCCGGACATCCCCGGCACCCGCCACATGCTGGACCGGGCCGCGCTCGCCCTGGTCCGGGACGGCGGCGTGCTGATCAACACCTCGCGGGGCGCCCTGGTCGACCAGGAAGCGCTCGTCGGGGAGCTGGCGTCGGGGCGGCTGAGCGCGGTCCTCGACGTGACCGACCCCGAGCCGCTGCCGCCCGGCTCGCCTCTCCACACGCTCCCCAACGTGTTCCTCACCCCGCACATCGCGGGCTCGCTCGGCAATGAGCTGGCGCGCCTCGGCGGGATCGTCGTGGAGGAGCTGGAGCGGCTGGCGCGGGGCCTGCCACCGGCCCACGAGGTACGGCACGCGGACCTGACCAGGGTCGCCTGA
- a CDS encoding LacI family DNA-binding transcriptional regulator: MGRTARSSTTAGPTLAVVAREAGVSVPTASKVVNGREDVAPETRRRVTEALVRLGYVRRPRFDAARTPSMVDLVVRSLASSWSGAVLHGVEEAAHDAGLDVVVSAALPRIRAGRPERGWLDKLSARGSAGVLFDLPELTEAQYAWLEQHRIPFVMIDPLLEPPPGVVSVGAANWQGGVMATEHLLSLGHERIAVLAGPRRTLCGGARLAGYRSALAAAGLPHRPEYIRHTGSDEAAARRQTRELLDLPQPPTAVFACSDRMALGVYEALAERGLRVPGDLSVVGFDDLPEARWASPALTTVRQPVSEMAATALRLLVRLMDGDRPESTRTELSTRLIARESTAAPRD; the protein is encoded by the coding sequence ATGGGCCGAACGGCACGTTCGAGCACGACGGCCGGTCCGACGCTGGCGGTGGTGGCCCGGGAGGCGGGGGTGTCCGTGCCGACCGCGTCCAAGGTGGTCAACGGCCGCGAGGACGTGGCGCCCGAGACCCGCCGCCGGGTCACCGAGGCGCTGGTCCGGCTCGGCTACGTGCGCCGGCCGCGGTTCGACGCGGCGCGGACCCCGAGCATGGTGGACCTCGTCGTGCGCTCCCTGGCCAGCTCCTGGTCGGGGGCGGTGCTGCACGGCGTGGAGGAGGCGGCGCACGACGCCGGGCTGGACGTCGTCGTCTCGGCGGCGCTGCCCCGCATCCGGGCCGGGCGCCCCGAACGCGGCTGGCTGGACAAGCTGTCCGCGCGCGGCTCGGCCGGGGTGCTGTTCGACCTGCCCGAGCTGACCGAGGCGCAGTACGCCTGGCTGGAGCAGCACCGCATCCCGTTCGTGATGATCGACCCGCTGCTCGAACCGCCGCCCGGCGTGGTGTCGGTGGGCGCGGCGAACTGGCAGGGCGGGGTGATGGCGACCGAGCACCTGCTGTCCCTCGGCCATGAGCGGATCGCCGTGCTCGCCGGCCCCCGGCGCACGCTGTGCGGCGGGGCGCGGCTCGCGGGCTACCGGTCGGCGCTCGCCGCGGCGGGGCTGCCGCACCGGCCCGAGTACATCCGGCACACCGGGTCCGACGAGGCCGCCGCCCGGCGGCAGACGCGGGAACTGCTCGACCTGCCGCAGCCGCCGACCGCCGTCTTCGCCTGCTCGGACCGCATGGCCCTCGGTGTCTACGAGGCCCTGGCCGAACGGGGGTTGCGGGTGCCCGGCGACCTGAGCGTCGTCGGCTTCGACGACCTCCCCGAGGCCCGCTGGGCCTCCCCCGCCCTCACCACCGTCCGCCAGCCCGTCTCCGAGATGGCCGCCACCGCCCTGCGCCTCCTGGTCCGCCTGATGGACGGCGACCGCCCCGAGAGCACCCGCACGGAGCTGTCGACCCGTCTGATCGCGCGCGAGAGCACGGCGGCGCCACGGGACTGA
- a CDS encoding ThuA domain-containing protein, giving the protein MAPRLLVFTRTTDYRHDSIPAAVAAVRALGAYDVDHTEDPVALEAPLAGYAAVVFLSTSGEVLTPAGRERLAEYVEAGGGFAGVHAAACTEYEWPYYERLLGARFDRHPAFQPGRALVEDRAHPATRHLPAVWEFTDEWYDFRTNPRGTVRVLVSADESSYEGGGMGADHPLAWCHNRGAGRVFYTALGHAAEAYADPAFREHLRGGLAWAARLTE; this is encoded by the coding sequence ATGGCCCCCAGACTGCTCGTCTTCACCCGCACCACCGACTACCGCCACGACTCCATCCCCGCCGCCGTCGCGGCCGTCCGCGCGCTCGGTGCCTACGACGTCGACCACACCGAGGACCCGGTGGCCCTGGAGGCGCCGTTGGCCGGATACGCCGCCGTCGTCTTCCTCTCCACCAGCGGCGAGGTGCTGACGCCGGCCGGGCGGGAGCGGCTGGCGGAGTATGTGGAGGCGGGCGGCGGGTTCGCGGGCGTCCACGCCGCCGCCTGCACGGAGTACGAGTGGCCCTACTACGAGCGGCTGCTGGGCGCCCGTTTCGACCGGCACCCCGCCTTCCAGCCCGGCAGGGCCCTCGTGGAGGACCGCGCCCATCCGGCCACCCGGCACCTGCCCGCCGTATGGGAGTTCACCGACGAGTGGTACGACTTCCGCACCAACCCCCGCGGCACGGTCCGCGTCCTGGTCAGCGCCGACGAGTCCTCCTACGAGGGCGGCGGCATGGGCGCCGACCACCCCCTCGCCTGGTGCCACAACCGGGGCGCCGGCCGTGTCTTCTACACCGCCCTCGGCCACGCCGCCGAGGCGTACGCCGACCCCGCCTTCCGGGAGCATCTGCGCGGCGGCCTCGCTTGGGCGGCCCGGCTGACGGAGTGA